In the genome of Neisseria lactamica, the window ATTTGTCCGAACAGCGCGCCGAATGCGAAAAGGAAGGCGGCGACGGCAAAGGCTTTGCTGCCGGCGGTCAGCAGATAGGCGCCTAAGAGGACGAGCAGCATAAATGCCAGTGTGAAGAGGGCAACAGACAACAGATAGATTTTTCGGCGGTTCATGGCGTTCGGTCGGAAACGGTATGTTCGGATTATAGCCGATTGGGACGGTATTCCCTAGAGGCT includes:
- a CDS encoding NGO_0222 family membrane protein, which codes for MNRRKIYLLSVALFTLAFMLLVLLGAYLLTAGSKAFAVAAFLFAFGALFGQIGALALYLRHKSLHAAQSATKENRYV